From a single Maylandia zebra isolate NMK-2024a linkage group LG3, Mzebra_GT3a, whole genome shotgun sequence genomic region:
- the LOC101477558 gene encoding uncharacterized protein LOC101477558 isoform X2, with translation MSSAQYLRGFIKKRLTAVCEEIFSEVQKTIVQYEEEINRQHRLLDISRKPDRNSHIIDLPQQHDCEEEEGLDEQQVCNQERNSSLDQEDQPPQIKEEQEELCSSQEGEQLVLKQKTEGIIVWTDEEQLRLMETIRKPVIKLHRIDVLHQHAIEEEEALTEQRVFNQERNSSLDQEDPEPPQIKEEQEELCSIQEGEQLGLKQESDTFMKTPTYEESHHSEPEPNSEQLLSHSSPEAESRYHEENGHVDSGSTRNAELKKRHHSQRVDNSPVSVSQSRTDTKNKSVQCDVCGKSLQNKYKMTTHLRVHTGEKPYSCNTCGKRFTTSSTLKTHMRIHAGEKPYSCNACGKRFIQKSQLESHIRIHTGEKPYPCTTCGKRFALPAACKTHMRIHTGENLYSCRTCGKRFASPSAFKKHMRIHAGEMPYSCSTCGKRFAASSVFKKHTRIHTVEKLYSCGFCGKRFAVSSALKTHMRIHTGEKPYSCNACGKRFIQKSQLESHIRIHTGEKPYLCTTCGQRFAHASACKRHMRIHTGEKPYSCNTCGKRFIQKSHLNCHVRIHTGEKPYPCSICGERFVQRIKLKKHMRIHARSNVHTKKMRDSCESSLNT, from the exons ATGAGTTCAGCTCAGTATCTGAGAGGGTTCATCAAGAAGAGACTAACTGCTGTTTGTGAAGAAATCTTCTCAGAGGTTCAAAAAACCATCGTCCAGTATGAGGAGGAGATCAACCGTCAGCACAGACTGCTGGATATCAGCCGGAAACCTGACAGAAACTCACACATCATAG acctcccacaacaacatgactgtgaggaagaggagggtctggatgagcagcaggtctgtaaccaggagaggaactccagtctggaccaggaggaccagcctccacagattaaagaggaacaggaggagctCTGCAGCAGTCAGGAGGGAGAGCAACTTGTACTGAAGCAGAAGACTGAAGGCATTATCGTCTGGACTGATGAAGAGCAGCTCAGACTGATGGAGACCATCCGGAAACCTGTGATAAAGTTACACAGAATAG ATGTCCTACACCAACATGCTATTGAGGAAGAAGAGGCTCTTACAGAACAGCGGGTCTTTAACCAGGAGAGGAACTCTAGTCTGGACCAGGAGGACCCAGAGCCtccacagattaaagaggaacaggaggaactgtgcAGCATtcaggagggagagcagcttGGACTGAAGCAGGAGAGTGATACCTTCATGAAGACTCCTACTTATGAGGAAAGTCACCACAGTGAACCAGAACCAAACAGTGAGCAGCTCCTTTCTCACAGCTCTCCTGAAGCAGAGAGCAGATATCATGAAGAAAATGGGCATGTGGACTCTGGATCTACTAGAAAtgcagagctgaagaagagaCATCACAGTCAGAGAGTAGACAACAGTCCTGTGTCAGTGAGTCAAAGTAGAACTGACACAAAGAACAAGTCTGTACAATGTGACGTGTGTGGAAAAAGTTTacagaataaatacaaaatgactACACATCTAAgagttcacacaggtgagaagccgtaTTCTTGTAAcacctgtgggaaaagatttacTACCTCatcaacattaaaaacacacatgagaATTCATGCTGGCGAGAAACCGTATTCTTGTAATgcctgtgggaaaagatttaTTCAGAAGTCACAACTGGAAAGTCATATaagaattcacacaggtgagaaaccaTATCCTTGTACCACCTGTGGTAAAAGATTCGCTCTTCCAGCAGCATGCAAAACACACATgagaattcacacaggtgagaactTGTATTCTTGTAGGACCTGTGGAAAAAGATTTGCTAGCCCATCAGCGTTCAAAAAACACATGAGAATTCACGCTGGTGAGATGCCGTATTCAtgtagcacctgtgggaaaagatttgCTGCATCATCAGTgttcaaaaaacacacaagaatTCACACAGTTGAGAAGCTGTATTCCTGTGGCTTCTGTGGAAAAAGATTTGCTGTCTCCTcagcattaaaaacacacatgagaATTCACACTGGTGAGAAGCCGTATTCTTGTAATgcctgtgggaaaagatttaTTCAGAAGTCACAACTGGAAAGTCATATaagaattcacacaggtgagaaaccaTATCTTTGTACCACCTGTGGTCAAAGATTTGCTCACGCATCAGCATGCAAAAGACACATgagaattcacacaggtgagaagccgtaTTCTTGTAAcacctgtgggaaaagatttaTTCAGAAATCACATTTGAACTGTCATGTaagaattcacacaggtgagaaaccgTATCCTTGTAGCATCTGTGGGGAAAGGTTTGTCCAGAGGATAAAATTAAAGAAGCACATGAGAATTCATGCGCGTTCAAATGTTCATACTAAGAAAATGCGGGACAGCTGTGAGTCATCGCTAAACACGTGA